In Candidatus Eisenbacteria bacterium, the DNA window ATCGGCCTCGGGCTTTCACCGTATATGCTTCTCTCGGTCGGCCTGGCGATCGTGATTGCGTACCTCGTGCTTTCCATCAACGTCTACCTCGAGACCCATGCGTTCGGCGAGTTCCAGTTCGGGTACGCCTGGATGGGACCCACCGAAGCTCGCGCGCTCCTGATCGCCTTGAACACGTTCGCGCTCTTTCGGCCCCCGCTTCCATTTCATGTAGGCGTCGTGGGCGCGACGATCTTCGATGTGATCGGACTCATCGGGGCCCTGACGATGGCGGTGCTCCTGATCGGGCGTGTCGCGCGGAATCTGAAAAGACTCGGCGCGATGGAGCCACCGAAGAGATGAAGAGCGATTTCTGCATCCTCACCGCATGACCCGTCTCGCGGTCTGCAATAAACCCCCTGGCCCATCGCGGCCAACCCGTCCCACGCCGCGCCGCACCCCGGTCTGATTTCGTTCGGCCTTGCGTCTTGCGACGCCGCCGCTCGCTGAGTCCCAACCGGATGGGAGCAGAAAGGGTTCCGCCGCGCATCCTGCAACGAATCCCGGCACGCGACCTGCTTGATGCCGCGTTGTCGGGGATTGCGTCCACCCAGGACGCATCATCGCGGCGGAAAGCCGATAGGGCTCGCCCGCCGACGCAGAACATCGACAGAACGTACTGAGGAGGTGTCGACGTGCGCCAAGCATTTCGCGCGGCTCGCGCGGGAGCGTGGCTCGCTCTGATTTGCGCCGCGCTCAACGCCGCCCCCGCCCTGGCGGGGCCGTATACGCGTTTGCAACTCCTGCTGCCCGGTGAGAGCGCGGCGCCCGGAACGTCCTCGGGAAAGATCGGGACGCCCCGAGCCCAGACCACGGGCGTGCCGTTCTCGATCACGGTGCGGGCCTGCGACACCGGCTGGAACACCGTGGCCGGCGTGGCCAACGCGATTCAGATCCTGGCCTCCGACGCGAGCGCCACGTTGCCCGCGCCGGGACAGCTCGTGAACGGCACCGCCGTCTTCGCAGTGACCTTCAACGCGGGCGGCACGTTCACGGTCTACGCGCACGACCAGACCGACGCCACCATCCCGGACGGCGCTTCCTCCGCGGTGCTATGCCAAGTTCTCCAAACCTTCGACATCTCGACCCTGGGGAAGAATCAGAATGTCGGGGTTCCGGTGACGGTGACGATCACCGCGCGGACTCCGAGCGGCGGGCTTGTGACCGGGTTCTTCGGCGACGTGCGGCTCCGTGAGTTCACCAGCTTCGGCGAGGGCCGGGTCTCGCCTCCAACGGTCACGATGAGCGGCGGCAGCTGGACGGGCGGCGTGACGTTCTACCGGGCGGACGACACCAACCATCCGCGCGGAAACGTCTACCTCCAGGCCGAGCTCGCGAGCAATCCATCGAAGAACAGCGCGAGCAACCCCTTCAAGGTCTACGCCGGCTCGTTCAGCCGGGTCCAGATCATCGTACCGGGCCAAGCCCCGCTCCCTGGGAGCATCTCGGGGCTCACCGGCAGCCCCGCGACCCAGATCGCCGGACGTTCGTTCAACGTCCAGCTGTACGCAACCGACGCGTACTGGAACCCGGTTGGCGCGTCCGATCAGGTGCGCGTGACCTCGAGCGACGGAGCCGCGAACACGCCCCTCTCCGTGTCTTTGTCGAACGGGTTCCGCCAGTTCGGCGTCATCCTCAACACGGTCGGGATCCACACCCTGACGGTGACGGACCAGTCGAGTGAGTCTCGGACCGGCATGACCACCGCCGGGATCGCCGTGATCCCGAGCGGAGCCGACCACTTCGTGATCGGGACCATCGCCTCGCCTGTCGTGGCCGGAGCACCGGTGTCGGTGACCATCCGCGCCACCGACGCGAGCGGCAACACCATCCCGAACTACGCGGGCGACGCGATTCTCGTGGCGAACACGGGCTCCGGCAGCATCTCGCCCGAGCTCATAACGTTCGCGAATGGGACCTGGTCCGGTTCCATGACGTTCTTCGGCGCGGGAAACGCGGTCTCCTTCCGGTGCTTCGATTTCTCGGCGCCACCGCGCAGCGGGACGAGCAACAGCTTCGTCGTCCAGCCCGGCCCGTTGGCCGGCCTGCAGGTATTGCTCCCAGGGGAGACGCCGAGGGGCGGCACCGTCACCGGGAAGCAGGGGACCCCCCTGGAGCAGACCGCCG includes these proteins:
- a CDS encoding CDP-alcohol phosphatidyltransferase; this encodes MGADTPTHERKSIFFLAGFERRVLPRIAAALPRWVVPDHLTLLGVLAATWIAIAYGLSNRDEAWLWAASGGLLVHWFGDSLDGTLARVRKIERPRYGFYLDHLTDAYSTTAIGIGLGLSPYMLLSVGLAIVIAYLVLSINVYLETHAFGEFQFGYAWMGPTEARALLIALNTFALFRPPLPFHVGVVGATIFDVIGLIGALTMAVLLIGRVARNLKRLGAMEPPKR